Genomic window (Ancylothrix sp. D3o):
TTGGGAAGTGGGGGGTTTGCGGTGACTTATACGGTTTTTGATCTCCAGTCTCAAACGGAACGGGTACTTAAGGTTTTGCTTGAGTCTTCTGATCAGGCTTTAAGGTTGTTTGAGCAAGAGGCGCAGGTTTTGGCAAGTTTGCGCCATGCGGGGATACCAAGGGTTGAGGCTGATAGTTATTTTGGGGTGCAGGTTGTTAATCCGAGCCGCAGGGTTCTGCCTTGTTTGGTGATGGAAAAAATTAATGGTCAAACCCTTGAGGAAATTTTAGAGCGTTATCCGCAGGGGTGTCCTGAAGCTTTGGCGGTGGGTTGGCTTTATCAGGCTGTGGATATTTTACAGCTACTCCACCGGCGCGGGATTATCCACCGCGACCTCAAACCGGCCAATTTAATGTTACGTCGGGAAACTCAGCAGTTGGTGGCGATTGATTTTGGCGGGGTCAAACAAATTGCTACTCATTTATATAAAGGTACAAAGCAAGGCGTTAATATCTCAACTCGTTTGGTTTCTCCGGGTTATAGTCCTCCTGAACAAATAGCGGGGGGTGTGGTTGGCCCACCGGCTGATTTTTATGCTCTGGCTCGGACGTTTATTCATTTGCTGACCGGTCGCTATCCGGGGGATTTGGATGATCCCCATACTCTGGTTTGTCGGTGGCGTCCTCATGCACAGGTTAATCCTGCTTTGGCGGATCTTTTGGATGAGATGATTTCACCGGCCCCGGAAAACCGACCGGCTTCTGCTGGGGAATTGTTGGGGCGTTTGGCAAAAATTTCGCGCCGGCGCAAGCGTGTTGCTAAAGCACTTCGCAGTTTTGATGTAGTTTTATCTATTTTGAGGTTAATTTTTAAGCCGTTTGTTTTGGTTGCGGAAGTTTTTTATAAATTGCTGGCCGGTTTAACTAAAAACTTTTGGCGAATTTTAACTTATAGCTTTCAGGCTCTTTTAGATACGTTGTTGGGAATGATCATGGCCGGTTTGGGAGGAGGTATTGGGGCGGGAATGGGGTGTTGGTTGGTTTATGGGGTGCCGGTGGGGAGAAAGTTTGCTGCTTGGCTATCAACACAATCGGGTTTAATTGAAAGTGGGATGGTAATTGAACCGGCGCTTTTTCTGTTTGCTTTGGCCGGTTTTGGCACAGCTTTAGGTTTAACAGAGTCGGGCAGTTTTTCTCAAAAAAGACAATTTTGGCGGGCCGGTTTTCTTGGTATTTTGGGTTATATTGTGGGATGGTTGTTCGCGCAGACTATTCCACCGTCATCGGCACAAATTTTAAATCAGTTTATGGGATTTTCTGCGATTGGGATTGCTTTGCTGACCTTGGGTTTAGGTTTGCCAAAGCATCATTTATTGCTGGGGTCTTTGGCTGCTATGGGAACGGCGGTTTTTGTAGCTGTTTTCCTGGCTGTTTTTCCTTTAGAGTTAAGTTTTTTGTTTAACTCAAATGCTGTGGCGGGTAAGTTGGGGTGGCAAGAATTTTCGGCGTGCGTGATCTTTTTTGCTTTTTTGGGAAGTAGTGGTACTTTTTGCTTGGGTTGGGTTTATTATGTGTTGATTCCTGTCTTAAGATTTTTGGGATTTCGGTAATTTTTTGCTTGGGAATATTTATGGCTGGGAGGCTAAGCTTTTGTTTTAAATAAAGCAGGTAGCAAAGCTAACTCTGAGGAAGACGGAGGCAGGTTCTCTGTCTTGCAAGGCTTGAAAATAACTTGACAATATGAGCATTTTATGCTAATAATATTTGCTTAAGTTAATAAGGATAATCAGTGAAATATGGTGGTTACTATCCAACAATTAATGCAGTGGAAACAGCAAAATCGTCCTATTGTGGCGTTGACTGCTTGGGATTTTTTGTTTGCTGAGTTGTTGGATAAGGCGGGGGTAGATTTGATTTTGGTGGGGGATTCTTTGGCGATGGTGGCGTTGGGTATGGAAACGACGCTGCCTTTAACTATGGATGCAGTAATTCATCATGCACAGGCGGTAAAGCGGGCTGTGAAAAAGGCTTTACTGGTGGTGGATTTGCCGTTTATGAGTTATCAGGAATCTCCGCAGCAAGCTTTGCAAAATGCGGGACGAATTTTGAAGGAAACGGGGGCAAATGGGGTTAAGTTGGAGGGGGGTTATCCGGTGATGGCGGAGACTGTGGAACGTTTGGTTTTGGCGGGGATTCCTGTTTTGGGTCATTTGGGTTTAACGCCGCAATCTGTTCATCAGGTTGGTTATCGTCAACAGGGTAAAACAAAGGAGGCTGGGGAACGGATTTTAAGGGAGGCTTTGGCTTTGCAAGCGGCGGGTGCTTTTGCTATTGTTTTAGAGCATATTCCGGCAGAGTTGGCGAAGGAAATTACGGCGCAGCTTGTTATTCCTACTATTGGTATTGGGGCGGGAAGTTTTTGTGATGGGCAAATTTTGGTGACTGCTGATTTGTTGGGTTTTTCTAACCGGCAGCCTCCTTTTGTTAAGTTATATGCAAATTTGCAAGAGACGATTGGGCAAGCTTTGCAGGAATATTGCAGGGAAGTGAGAGAGGGGAAGTTTCCTGAATCTTAAGCCGTTGTTTGGCCCACCATTATAAGCCGATGGGCAAAGCCTAGGGGTTAAATTTTTCATCCTTTAGGATTAGGTCAAATTGGGCTAAAAACAGGCAAGATCAAGTGAGAAATATCTGGTCTACGGCCTATAAAAGTTATGCAACGGCTGTCTTTAAATCTACATTCTAATTCTCAAACTTCTGAAATTTTGCATCCGGTTTCTAGGTGGGCAAAATTTAGTGCATTGGTTGCGTTGATAAATTTAGTTTTAGTTTTGTTCAATACAAGCTATATTCCTCTGCGTAATTTTTATGTGCGTCAGTTTCCTCAGTTGGTGGCTGTGTATGATCCTCTTAAAGGTATTAAACCGCACCCTGTTACTCAAAAATATCTGAGGACTGTGGATGAACTGGGGGCGCAGGTGTCGCAAACCGGCCTGGAAAATTCCCAAACTCAACAACTTTTGCAAACTCTGCGAAGGGAAAGCGAAATTTTAATGGATGAAAATCCTTTTTCTGGGGGTTTGGGTTCAGAAACTTTTGCTCAGGTTCAACAGCGCATTTCTGCTCATGTTGGCAATATTTCGGCAAAACAAGCTTTTGAGCAGTTTTGGAGTGTGGAACGTTTGAAACAAGCCGGTTTGCAATCGGAACTGGTTTTTTTTAATTCCCAAATTCGGCCTTTGATTTTACCAAATTATTCTCGGAGTCTCAATCAATATGGGTATCCGATAGATAATTTTTGGATGATTGATAGTTTTTTTATTGGTTTTTTTGGCTTGGAGTTTTTGATTGGGACGTATTGGCTTTCGCGCAGGCTTTCGGTGAAAACTTGGCTGGATGCGATGATAAGGCGCTGGTATGATGTGTTTTTGGTTTTGCCTTTTTTGCGGCCTTTGCGGGTGATTTCTGTGGGGGTTCGTTTGCATCAAGCTGGTTTGTTGAAGTTTGACCGATTTTTGGTTCAAGCGTCTCACGAACCGGCGGCGCCTTTGGCGGATCAAATGACGGATTTGGTGATTATTCGGATTATTAATAAGCTGCAAAATGCGATTCGCAATGGTGATGCGGCGCGGTTTTTACTTGAGCCTAAACCTTTGGTGACGGTGAATAATGTTGATGAGGTGGAGGCGATTACTGACCGGCTAATGCAGGTTACTATCAGTAAAGTTTTGCCAAAGGTGCAGCCAAATTTGGAGGCGCTGATGCACCACAGTATTGAAAGTGCTTTTAAACAGTCGAATCTTTATCAAGGTTTGCAAAAAATACCGGCTTTGGGTGTTTTGCCAAGGGAGGTGATCGAACAAACTGCAAATTATCTGGCGGGTGCGGCGGTGGATGTGGTGGCTAGTTCTTATTCTGATACGCAGGCTAAGCAAATTTTAGACCAATTAACGCGAGATTTTAGTGCGGAATTGCGCCGGCAGTTGCGGGATACGAAAACGCTTTCTGAAATTGAAAATTTGCTTTCTGATTGGTTGGAGGAGTTGAAGTTAAATTATTTGGTTCATTCGGGTGTTAGTGACACGGAGGATAGTTTGGCGGAAGCTGAGGTTTTGCGACAAGTTGATGAAAACCAGACCGATTCTTTACCGACGATATCATAGCTACAAAGCCGGTTTCTAAAACAAAGCAGCTTTGTAGAAATTGTTTGTTTACCTTCGCTGAGTCGAAATTGTTTTAAATTTTTCGTTCTGCTGTCCAGTGCCGGTCTGAAGATTGATAAACTTTGATGTTTTCTAAACCGGCTTTTTCTATCATTTGCTGCACTTCTTCGAGGGTAAATGCGGCGTGGAGTGAGTCGCAAAAGAGTTGTTTTTGATGTTCGTTACAGTCGCCGGCATATTGTTTTACTAAAGAGTCTACAATTTGGCTAGATGCCGGTCTTAATAAGTCTCTGAGGAAAATAGCGCCGGCGGGTTTTAATACTCGTTTGATTTCGCATAAAAATGGTAAGGGATCGCTAAGGTGGTGGACGATGCTGTTAGAAATTACTAGGTCAAAATGGGCATCGGGATAGGGCATTTTTTTGGCATCGATTAATTGGAGGTTAATTTGGGATTCTAAACCGGCCTTCTCGATGTTTTCTGCTCCTATTTTTAGCATATTTTCTGATAAGTCTATGCAGGTAATTTGCCAATTTGGGCGCATTTGGGCGATAAAGATGGGTATGCGGGCGGTGCCGGTGCCGGCGTCTAATATTGTTGCTGGTGCCGGTGGTGCAAGTTGGATTACGCTTTCGGCAAAGGCACGATTGACTTGTGTAAAATCCATTGCATCATATTCAATGGCTTCTTGCCAAGTGTCCATGACTTCGGGTTCTAATATTCGCTGCATAATGCTTTAGTAATAAGGGCTGTAAATATTTTATAACTTTATTGCCTGATGATAAAGTTATCTAAATTTTTAAGCGGCGATATAATGGTGATGGCTTCTGATGAGCAAAGTGTGATTTTATGGGATTTTAAATGTATTTTAAAGTTACATTTGTTTGAGGCCGGTTGTCATTGAGCGGGGGATTATTTGCAAACAAATTCTGAGGTTTCTGAGAGTGAGCGTTGGTTGTGCTACCGATAATTGTTCATTGTTTCTTGCTTTTTAGGCCGGTGGGGCGGCTGTCCCGCCTGCCTCCCTGTCCAGAAAGTCGCCTGTGACGAAAATCACATCCCATAATCAACAATAAGCCTTATAATAAACGTAAGTCGAAGTCGTTATGAGTTTAAGTAAAACTATGGCAAACGTAGAAAACTTGGTGATTATTGGTTCCGGGCCGGCAGGCTATACAGCAGCGATTTATGCCGGTCGGGCCAACCTCAAGCCGGTGGTGTTTGAGGGCTACCAAATGGGCGGTATCCCAGGCGGTCAGTTGATGACTACGACTGAGGTTGAGAATTTCCCTGGTTTTCCTGAAGGTATCACCGGCCCCGCGTTAATGCAGCGCATGAAGGCTCAGGCCGAACGCTGGGGAGCCGAATTATATACAGAAGATGTGATATCTGTTGACCTCACACAGCGTCCCTTTACCGTAAAGTCGGAGGAACGG
Coding sequences:
- a CDS encoding class I SAM-dependent methyltransferase, producing MQRILEPEVMDTWQEAIEYDAMDFTQVNRAFAESVIQLAPPAPATILDAGTGTARIPIFIAQMRPNWQITCIDLSENMLKIGAENIEKAGLESQINLQLIDAKKMPYPDAHFDLVISNSIVHHLSDPLPFLCEIKRVLKPAGAIFLRDLLRPASSQIVDSLVKQYAGDCNEHQKQLFCDSLHAAFTLEEVQQMIEKAGLENIKVYQSSDRHWTAERKI
- a CDS encoding protein kinase, which produces MPQSFSLTSVHCINPECPRPSSQRWGNRFCQSCGTSLQLKDRYVPLQQLGSGGFAVTYTVFDLQSQTERVLKVLLESSDQALRLFEQEAQVLASLRHAGIPRVEADSYFGVQVVNPSRRVLPCLVMEKINGQTLEEILERYPQGCPEALAVGWLYQAVDILQLLHRRGIIHRDLKPANLMLRRETQQLVAIDFGGVKQIATHLYKGTKQGVNISTRLVSPGYSPPEQIAGGVVGPPADFYALARTFIHLLTGRYPGDLDDPHTLVCRWRPHAQVNPALADLLDEMISPAPENRPASAGELLGRLAKISRRRKRVAKALRSFDVVLSILRLIFKPFVLVAEVFYKLLAGLTKNFWRILTYSFQALLDTLLGMIMAGLGGGIGAGMGCWLVYGVPVGRKFAAWLSTQSGLIESGMVIEPALFLFALAGFGTALGLTESGSFSQKRQFWRAGFLGILGYIVGWLFAQTIPPSSAQILNQFMGFSAIGIALLTLGLGLPKHHLLLGSLAAMGTAVFVAVFLAVFPLELSFLFNSNAVAGKLGWQEFSACVIFFAFLGSSGTFCLGWVYYVLIPVLRFLGFR
- the panB gene encoding 3-methyl-2-oxobutanoate hydroxymethyltransferase, whose protein sequence is MVVTIQQLMQWKQQNRPIVALTAWDFLFAELLDKAGVDLILVGDSLAMVALGMETTLPLTMDAVIHHAQAVKRAVKKALLVVDLPFMSYQESPQQALQNAGRILKETGANGVKLEGGYPVMAETVERLVLAGIPVLGHLGLTPQSVHQVGYRQQGKTKEAGERILREALALQAAGAFAIVLEHIPAELAKEITAQLVIPTIGIGAGSFCDGQILVTADLLGFSNRQPPFVKLYANLQETIGQALQEYCREVREGKFPES